A stretch of Candidatus Omnitrophota bacterium DNA encodes these proteins:
- a CDS encoding nucleotidyltransferase family protein, which translates to MISCVLLSAGLSSRFGSPKALAPWIGGQTVIGHLQSLLLSSSIDEIIVVVGAGAENVRPHVLKHKKIRIVYNKDYILGQTSSFRAALPHCSPAAEAVFLLPVDFPAIQCGTLQSLIAAFHQQKPLILVPVHEGRRGHPPLFRADLLSEFLALGDDCGINSVLHRYETDVVDFSVNDEGVLVTFNTPEEFRQIRERAAPEGPAGTK; encoded by the coding sequence ATGATTTCCTGCGTTTTGCTATCCGCGGGGTTGAGTTCCCGCTTCGGATCGCCCAAGGCCCTGGCCCCCTGGATCGGGGGCCAGACCGTCATCGGGCATCTCCAGTCGCTCCTATTGTCCTCTTCCATCGACGAGATCATTGTCGTAGTGGGCGCTGGCGCCGAGAACGTCCGGCCTCATGTATTAAAGCACAAAAAAATTCGTATTGTCTATAACAAAGATTATATTCTCGGCCAGACATCGTCGTTCCGGGCTGCATTGCCCCACTGCTCTCCGGCCGCCGAAGCTGTTTTCCTTCTTCCTGTGGATTTTCCTGCCATCCAGTGTGGCACATTGCAATCGTTGATCGCGGCGTTCCATCAGCAAAAGCCCCTGATTCTGGTGCCTGTTCACGAGGGCCGTCGGGGCCACCCCCCCCTGTTTCGTGCGGACTTGTTATCGGAATTCTTGGCCTTGGGAGACGATTGCGGGATTAACAGCGTTCTGCATCGGTATGAAACGGATGTCGTGGATTTTTCGGTCAACGATGAAGGCGTTTTGGTGACCTTTAACACTCCGGAGGAATTCCGGCAAATCAGGGAGCGGGCTGCTCCTGAGGGACCTGCTGGAACGAAATAA